ATTAATGTAGGTTGGGGAATTGTGATTTCTACCGTATTTAAATCAGCTTCAGTTTGTGTATTTTCTGTCAATTGTTCATCTGTTTCTATCGTTCCAGAAACAACTGCTAACCGATGTCCATCTGTTGCTGCTGCTTCCCAACTACTATTAGTAAATTGAAAATGAACTCCAGCTAAAACCTGTTTATTTTCATCATGACTAGCAGCAAATAATGTTCCTTCTAATGCTTGTAACAACTTAATTGCTGGTAATGTAATATTCTTACCTTCAATTTCAGGTAAAGATGGAAATTCTTGAGGACTAACCGTTTGAATCCGACATTTACCACAGGAGTGAGTAATAATAGCCGCATTATCTACAATCTCCAAAATAATATCTTGTTTGGGAAGACTAGAAATTACTTGGGTGAATAATTTAGCAGGTAAGGCAATTTTACCTTCTAGTTCTATTCTAGATTTGCATTGAACGCGAATTCCTAAACTCAAATCAAAAGCAGTCACTAAAATTTGTTGTTCGTGCTTATCTGTAACCAACAATATATTGTTGAGAATAGGATGATGAGGTTTGTTAGGTACAGCGTAACTAACCACAGCGAGGGTATCAGATAGTTCTTTTTGAGAAATGGTAAATTTCATAATTATGGTTTCTTTGTTGTCAATGAAGTAATGAAATAAGAGGTGCTTAGTTTGTCACTAAACACCTTTATTTACCCTGTAGTGTGTATACAGGACAATTATTTTCTGGGATTCATCTTTGGCAAATTTCAATCAATCGTTAAACTCTATTAAGATAAAAAAGACTAAAGAAACGAAAACGTATGTTTATGAAGTGATTTCCATTGTGTGATATTTACCGTTATGACTTTGAGAAAGTGACATAAAATGATGAGTATTTAACTGTTCAAGTTCATTCGCAATTTGTTGTTGTCTTTGTTCAGAAAGAGACTGATCTATTTGTTGGAGAACTTTGATAGTTTCTCGTACTTGGTGAAGACAATCAGCATTAAAATTTATTGTGACTGTTTCTCCATCAGCAAAAAATGAACAGGATTGATTATTACCATTGCTGTATGAACTGACATAAGTGTCTTTGGTAATATTGGCTGTAAACGAATGGGATATTTTCATGTTTAGATAGAGATTGTACAATTTTGGGCAAGAAAGTATGATGATTCGATTGACAATAAAGGCGTTTAATGTATACATTATTTCTATCTATATACACCTCTTTACAATTAGAAAACCTATCTAAAAAAAGAGATTGCGCCTTCTGATTTAAATCATCAAATACTTGGCGCGTAGCGCATAATAAATTAGTGGTTTTTCTCTCAAAAGTTTATTATTTTAACTAATTCTGTTGATTTTTAAACTGGGTTTGTTGGTTTATATCAAGTTCGGCGATTTGAATGATTAATTCTGTTGGTACATTCCAACATTTACATTCCCAATTTTGACTTAATCGCTCTGCTTTTCTTACATAAATAGACGAATTATTGGTATTTTCAATCAGCCATCTTTTAAATTGGATTGCTTTTTCTTCATTTTCAAAACCGAAATATGTGACTTTTCTTTGTCCCAAAGGACTGGTGATAGTAGCAACTCTGGGTGAAAGGATATTGAGAGTCCATCCATTAGCACTAAGTTGTACTCTAGTAATGTTGAGCATTGGTTTTATCTCTGTGGTTAGTTGCAAAGACCTAAAATACACAAAAAAATAAGAGTTTCAAGGATTTATATCGTAAGTGTTATAAATAATCTTCTCCCTTGAATTTCTCCAAGGAAGAAGCGCGTCAGCGAAAGTGATTTAATCCTGTAGTGCTAAACTTAAATTGAACGACTTGGTGAAATTATTTCGTCATTTGTAAACTTTAAAAGAGAATCTACACAGGTATATAGTGAACGACAAGAACCTGTAGTATTATGGAAATAGGTTGCAAATTTTCTCAAACCTCCAGTTAATGTTAATGCTAACAAATACTCGGCAGCAATAACAGCTACCTGTTGATTAACAAACAAGCTTTGGCGTTTTCGTGCTTGAATTTCAGCACATGATAAAGGTGTTGAATTTAATTCTTCAGGTAATGGAGTTAGAAGTTCTGGATGTTGTCTAGAAGGACTGGGAAGATTAATGCAAAAGTTCGGTTTTTCAAGATGATCAAAAGCACCTTCTAAGGTAAATTGATTAGTAGAACCAAGCACCACTTGTCCAGAACTAGAACCAGCATGATTACCGCAATCTAACCACCAAATTTGTGGTGGAGAACCTGAGTAATTTTGGTCTAAGCAAGTGCTAATTTCAGCACGCGCAGCAGCATTATCTACGCAACCGATAATAACTGTTAACTTACGCCATCTGACTGATATAATCTTTTTAGTGAATGGTTTAGCGATGCCTTCGGCGGGCTTCGCCAACGCACTAATTTGCACTCCCAATGCTAAACTGTATCTAGCTGCTAGAACTTCTGCTTTGTATAACCCAATCTCCGACTGTTGAAAATTCTGTCGGGGGATGTTTTTAGGTTCAATGATATCTGGATCTACAACTATACAAGAAGCTGTTTTATTGCTGTTTGCTTCAATCTCTAGCATCAGTCTAGCAACGGACGGAATCAAAAAACCTCCTGTCCCACCAGCACCCACAATTATGAACTCAACGTGATTATGTGCGGGTAGCATAAGCGGGACAGAATGAGCAAAAGATAGGTCTAATTTCATCATGGTGTAATATCTATGACATTAAATCCGTTTTGTAGCGGTATCATTCCTTGAATTTCACCTCTGCGTTCTCTGCGTCTCTGTGGTTATTTACAGCAGTTTTCAACTATTTAAACCACACATTGATTCCTTTGCGCCTTTGTTACTCTGCGACTCTGCGCGAAACAAAAACTGTGGTTTATTTACCTGAAAATAGCTGTAATCATGTAGATGCTACTGAATTGGATGTTAAACAGCTTGGTAATTCAAATACCCAGTTAGCAGGTATTTGCCAAAAGTGGCTGTATGTACCCAACCGCACGCAGATATGGGGATTAGTGAAAATCTCACCCAAAACAGCAAAGATTCTGAATTTTCCAGCTTCTTCCTCGTCGTCAGTAGCAGAAAATTGTGCGCTCATACTGTGGTGACTGTGTACCTCAATCATTGCAGTCTGATATGATAAGCTGGTTGCCTCTACTGGAGTTACACTGGTAGATGTGGCAGTTTGTTCTGGGGTATGCAGATGCCATTTTCCGTCTGTAAAGCACAGGTAGAAGAGTATTTCTTGATGTCCCACATTTTGAGCTAACTGTAAGATTTGCAACGTTAACCTAGCGGAAACCAAGGGATATTGCAGGTAAAAGTAGGGTGTAAGATGGGGTAAACCGCGAATACTGCATTGGTTGATAGGAAAGCACGCAGACAGTCCTTGACGTGCAGCATGAATAAACACTCCGTTCCCAGCTACCCAGTATTCTATCATTTTGCCTGTTATTGGTGGTAAGTCGGTGCTGGTGGCAAATTGATAATTGATGAGTCCTGGTATAGTCATGAGATAATCTCTTCAATTGCAGTGGTGATGGTTTTGTTACCCCAAGGAACTAAATCCCGCGTGGGGTATCTTTTAGATTTGTTGTTGTGTAGTTGCTGTAAATGCGATAACACATTTTCAGGATATGATTTGGATTTACCCTGCACCGAATCTTGATTGAAAGCACTATCCCAAAACAATTGCCACACTTGCATGATATTTTCAGGAGAACAATTAGGAACAGAATTTTCACCGAAACAAATAGAACCGTTCTCCATCACATTTGGTAATGGTGCATAAAATAGAGGAGAATTTTGCTC
This sequence is a window from Anabaena cylindrica PCC 7122. Protein-coding genes within it:
- a CDS encoding ThiF family adenylyltransferase, whose translation is MMKLDLSFAHSVPLMLPAHNHVEFIIVGAGGTGGFLIPSVARLMLEIEANSNKTASCIVVDPDIIEPKNIPRQNFQQSEIGLYKAEVLAARYSLALGVQISALAKPAEGIAKPFTKKIISVRWRKLTVIIGCVDNAAARAEISTCLDQNYSGSPPQIWWLDCGNHAGSSSGQVVLGSTNQFTLEGAFDHLEKPNFCINLPSPSRQHPELLTPLPEELNSTPLSCAEIQARKRQSLFVNQQVAVIAAEYLLALTLTGGLRKFATYFHNTTGSCRSLYTCVDSLLKFTNDEIISPSRSI
- a CDS encoding Mov34/MPN/PAD-1 family protein — translated: MTIPGLINYQFATSTDLPPITGKMIEYWVAGNGVFIHAARQGLSACFPINQCSIRGLPHLTPYFYLQYPLVSARLTLQILQLAQNVGHQEILFYLCFTDGKWHLHTPEQTATSTSVTPVEATSLSYQTAMIEVHSHHSMSAQFSATDDEEEAGKFRIFAVLGEIFTNPHICVRLGTYSHFWQIPANWVFELPSCLTSNSVAST